A window of the Watersipora subatra unplaced genomic scaffold, tzWatSuba1.1 SCAFFOLD_115, whole genome shotgun sequence genome harbors these coding sequences:
- the LOC137410372 gene encoding uncharacterized protein PF3D7_1120000-like encodes MIPDLELLEQGQETPGVAEHVEETPDIGEHEEETSVVENRLVLENSNVCLEEILEMELCLLVKDLPSLSQVEDIAAGIKRRVEEGNNRGPDSKLKKPSSSLPSVAKMDSFAEQMETEYVSTETTIRQRKAMMLHRRRQVEEQYKHALSAIKKDIRELEEEIKSEEYREALLHLSAVKQKRAQRRGARDASSVTITGKESKVEESKEEIQSETSVVRVVPSRDASFEKSKVEEPKKEVQPESSGKSGNDDQLAGSELKVQSGNNDQFAGSESKV; translated from the exons ATGATCCCTGATTTAGAGCTTCTTGAACAAGGGCAGGAAACACCTGGTGTGGCTGAGCACGTGGAGGAAACTCCCGACATCGGTGAACACGAAGAGGAGACTTCTGTTGTTGAGAATAGACTTGTTCTAGAAAATAGTAATGTTTGCCtagaagaaattctagaaatgGAATTGTGCCTCTTAGTAAAAGACCTGCCGTCACTATCTCAGGTCGA AGATATTGCAGCGGGTATTAAGCGTAGGGTGGAGGAGGGTAACAATAGGGGACCGGACTCTAAGTTGAAGAAGCCTAGTTCGAGTTTACCCTCTGTTGCTAAGATGGATAGTTTTGCAGAACAGATGGAGACAGAGTATGTTTCGACTGAGACTACCATCAGGCAGAGGAAAGCTATGATGTTGCATAGGAGGAGGCAAGTAGAGGAGCAGTACAAGCACGCATTGTCTGCTATAAAGAAAGACATAAGAGAGTTGGAGGAGGAGATTAAGAGTGAGGAGTATAGAGAGGCTCTGTTGCACTTGTCTGCTGTAAAGCAAAAGAGGGCTCAGAGGAGGGGTGCAAGGGACGCGAGTTCTGTAACGATTACCGGAaaggagagtaaggttgaggaatcCAAAGAGGAGATCCAATCTGAAACCTCCGTTGTGAGAGTAGTCCCTAGCAGAGATGCTAGTTTTGAGaagagtaaggttgaggaaccCAAAAAGGAGGTCCAACCTGAAAGCTCCGGAaagagtggcaatgacgaccagctcGCTGGTTCCGAGCTAAAAGTTCAGAGTGGCAACAACGACCAGTTCGCTGGTTCTGAGTCAAAAGTTTAG